A single region of the Microtus ochrogaster isolate Prairie Vole_2 chromosome 2, MicOch1.0, whole genome shotgun sequence genome encodes:
- the Ifngr2 gene encoding interferon gamma receptor 2: MRPPPLWLLWLLLCGLGATAPPLDSFSQLAAPQHLNLHLYNDEQILSWAPSPPTNDTRPVVYQVEYKLVYVVHVSFFVCNSISVTVGPPKNISVTPGKGSLIIHFSPPFDVTTEVTFEYHVHYWEKTGTKQVSGPFEKNSIVLDDLKSFRVYCLQIETQLIVKNKSNCRPKSSFSNVSCQETTAKAYTRLQVTLIFLGISLSLLVLTGACFFLFLKYQSRVKYWFQAPPNIPEQIKEYLKDPEQPILEVLDKDSSPKDDAWDSVSIISSLEKEQDRVLQTL, from the exons ACTCTTTTTCCCAGCTTGCTGCTCCTCAGCACCTGAACCTTCACCTGTACAATGATGAGCAGATTCTGAGTTGGGCGCCGTCACCCCCCACCAACGACACGAGACCAGTGGTTTACCAGGTGGAGTATAAATT AGTGTATGTCGTTCATGTgagcttttttgtttgtaattCTATTTCAGTTACTGTTGGGCCTCCAAAAAACATCTCGGTGACCCCAGGAAAAGGCTCCCTCATCatccacttctcccctccctttgaTGTGACGACAGAAGTAACTTTTGAGTATCATGTCCATTACTGGGAAAAAACAGGAACCAAACAG GTGAGCGGCCCCTTTGAGAAGAACTCCATTGTGTTGGATGATTTGAAGTCGTTTAGAGTTTACTGTTTACAAATTGAGACGCAGCTGAttgtgaaaaacaaaagtaactgtCGACCTAAGTCTTCGTTCAGCAACGTATCTTGCcaagaaacaacagcaaagg ccTACACCAGGCTGCAAGTCACCCTGATCTTCCTGGGCATCTCTCTGTCGCTGCTGGTGCTCACGGGGGCCTGCTTCTTCCTGTTCCTCAAATACCAGAGCCGGGTGAAGTACTGGTTTCAAGCTCCCCCAAACATCCCGGAACAAATAAAGGAG TATTTAAAGGACCCGGAGCAACCCATCTTAGAAGTCTTGGACAAGGACAGTTCCCCAAAGGATGATGCCTGGGACTCTGTGTCCATCATTTCCTCTCTAGAAAAGGAACAAGATCGTGTGCTCCAAACACTATGA